In Promicromonospora sp. Populi, one genomic interval encodes:
- a CDS encoding VOC family protein: MVTVRSVYPSFSANDIDAARTFYADTLGLRVTPLPEGGGLVLHLDGGTSVFVYPKDNHQPATFTVLHLAVDDVDQVVDELTAKGVTFERYEGFDQDEKGIARGFMEGGDGAWFTDPAGNVVGLTDGEGMQKLLG; encoded by the coding sequence ATGGTCACTGTGCGAAGTGTGTATCCGAGCTTCTCGGCGAACGACATCGACGCGGCCCGCACGTTCTACGCGGACACGCTGGGACTGCGGGTGACGCCTCTCCCCGAGGGCGGGGGCCTCGTGCTCCACCTCGACGGCGGCACCTCAGTGTTCGTCTACCCGAAGGACAACCACCAACCAGCGACGTTCACCGTCCTGCACCTCGCGGTCGACGACGTCGATCAGGTGGTCGACGAGCTCACCGCCAAGGGTGTGACGTTCGAGCGGTACGAAGGGTTCGACCAGGACGAGAAGGGCATCGCGCGCGGCTTCATGGAGGGCGGCGACGGCGCCTGGTTCACCGACCCGGCAGGCAACGTCGTCGGGCTCACGGACGGTGAGGGGATGCAGAAGCTCCTCGGCTAA
- a CDS encoding SDR family oxidoreductase, which yields MNATDPAGAFSLTGRTALVTGSARGIGLEMARGLGRAGAAVILNGRGAGAVDAAAAALRSAGLVVEACVGDAADEEAVARIVADVGGRVDILVNNVGARDRRGLLDMDTSAFRNLLETDLTGAYALSRGITQGMVDRGVPGRVVNVSSVIARLGKRGDVAYSAAKSGLEGLTRAMAADLGPHGITVNAVAPGCIATETNGPLVEDPGWADWLGSRTLLGRWGRPEELAGVVVFLASDQASYITGQTIDVDGGMVTRF from the coding sequence ATGAACGCGACGGACCCGGCAGGCGCGTTCTCGCTGACCGGCCGGACGGCGCTGGTCACCGGCTCGGCGCGGGGCATCGGGCTGGAGATGGCCCGTGGCCTGGGCCGGGCCGGTGCGGCGGTGATCCTCAACGGTCGGGGCGCCGGAGCGGTGGACGCCGCGGCCGCCGCCCTGCGCAGCGCAGGCCTGGTTGTCGAGGCCTGTGTGGGCGACGCCGCCGACGAGGAGGCGGTGGCCCGGATCGTGGCGGACGTCGGGGGCCGGGTGGACATCCTGGTCAACAACGTCGGAGCCCGGGATCGGCGCGGGCTGCTGGACATGGACACGTCCGCCTTCCGCAACCTGCTGGAGACCGACCTGACCGGCGCCTACGCCCTCAGCCGGGGCATCACGCAGGGCATGGTCGACCGTGGCGTGCCAGGGCGCGTCGTCAACGTCAGCTCGGTCATCGCCCGGCTGGGCAAGCGCGGCGACGTGGCCTACTCGGCGGCGAAGTCCGGCCTCGAGGGCCTGACCCGCGCGATGGCCGCCGACCTCGGCCCGCACGGCATCACCGTGAACGCGGTAGCGCCCGGCTGCATTGCGACCGAGACGAACGGCCCCCTGGTCGAGGACCCCGGCTGGGCGGACTGGCTCGGCTCGCGCACCCTCCTCGGGCGCTGGGGGCGCCCGGAGGAGCTGGCGGGCGTCGTCGTGTTCCTCGCCTCCGACCAGGCGTCCTACATCACCGGCCAGACGATCGACGTCGACGGCGGCATGGTCACCCGGTTCTGA
- a CDS encoding TetR/AcrR family transcriptional regulator — MSALETSRSARQVELLEAAYEYALTHGLADMSLRPLAAAIGSSPRVLLFLWGSKDGLIKALLGRARADEVTVLDGLEGSADGAPAGLARAVEQVWSWLAAVEHRPLLRLWAEAYARSLVEPDGPWGGFARATVDDWLVVLADYQPATERDSAEGLARRTLALAVLRGGLLDLLATQDEARVTAAVGHQLTLLRGTDRPR; from the coding sequence ATGTCAGCGTTGGAAACAAGCCGATCCGCGCGTCAGGTCGAGCTGCTGGAGGCAGCGTACGAGTACGCGCTGACCCACGGCCTGGCCGACATGTCCCTGCGGCCGTTAGCGGCGGCCATCGGCTCGAGCCCACGGGTGCTGCTGTTCCTGTGGGGGAGCAAGGACGGGCTGATCAAGGCGCTGCTGGGCAGGGCCCGTGCCGACGAGGTCACGGTCCTGGACGGTCTCGAAGGGAGCGCGGACGGCGCCCCGGCGGGCCTCGCCCGAGCCGTCGAGCAGGTCTGGTCGTGGCTGGCCGCCGTCGAGCATCGGCCACTGCTGCGGTTGTGGGCCGAGGCCTACGCACGATCCCTGGTCGAGCCCGACGGGCCGTGGGGCGGATTCGCGCGGGCCACGGTGGACGACTGGCTGGTCGTCCTGGCCGACTATCAGCCCGCGACCGAGCGCGACAGCGCCGAGGGCCTGGCGCGTCGCACACTGGCCCTGGCCGTACTCCGCGGTGGTCTGCTCGACCTGCTCGCGACCCAGGACGAGGCGCGGGTCACCGCCGCCGTCGGGCATCAGCTCACTCTCCTGCGCGGGACGGACCGACCGCGATGA
- a CDS encoding DUF1206 domain-containing protein, translating to MSQNSSPPGADAARRAHGSRAVHVLARGGYVASGVLHLLVAWVAVQLALGRPTGEADQSGAFRTLGQLPGGELALWAVAVGFAALALWQVGTAILGVPNAEHQAGARAKSVAKAVLYGVLAGSSVRYAQGAGGGGESEESLTAGVLSMPGGAWLVGAVGLVIVGVGVYHVVKGVRKKFLRDLTGTGGSSVRPVVVRLGQAGYVAKGIALGVVGGLVLTAAVTTDPSQAGGLDEALHTMRDQPYGPALLLVVGLGIAAFGGYSFARARFARL from the coding sequence ATGTCCCAGAATTCCTCTCCCCCTGGCGCCGACGCCGCGCGGCGTGCCCACGGGAGTCGCGCCGTGCACGTCCTGGCCCGAGGCGGCTACGTCGCCTCCGGCGTGCTGCACCTGCTGGTCGCCTGGGTGGCGGTCCAGCTTGCGTTAGGCCGACCCACGGGCGAGGCGGACCAGTCGGGCGCCTTCCGCACGCTCGGCCAGCTGCCCGGCGGCGAGCTGGCCCTCTGGGCGGTCGCCGTGGGCTTCGCAGCTCTCGCGCTGTGGCAGGTCGGCACGGCGATCCTCGGCGTGCCGAACGCCGAGCACCAGGCAGGAGCGCGGGCCAAGAGCGTGGCCAAGGCGGTGCTCTACGGCGTGCTGGCGGGTTCCAGCGTCCGGTACGCACAGGGTGCGGGCGGGGGAGGCGAGAGCGAGGAGAGCCTGACGGCTGGTGTCCTGAGCATGCCGGGCGGCGCCTGGCTGGTAGGTGCCGTGGGGCTCGTGATCGTCGGAGTCGGTGTCTACCACGTCGTCAAGGGCGTCCGAAAGAAGTTCCTGCGCGACCTCACGGGGACTGGCGGGAGCTCCGTCCGGCCGGTGGTGGTACGGCTCGGGCAGGCCGGTTACGTCGCCAAGGGGATCGCGCTGGGCGTCGTCGGCGGGCTGGTCCTGACTGCCGCCGTGACAACGGACCCGTCGCAGGCCGGCGGGCTCGACGAGGCGCTGCACACGATGCGCGACCAGCCGTACGGTCCGGCGCTGCTCCTCGTGGTCGGGCTGGGGATCGCCGCGTTCGGCGGCTACTCCTTCGCGCGCGCCCGGTTCGCGCGGCTCTGA